Proteins from a single region of Calditrichota bacterium:
- a CDS encoding prepilin-type N-terminal cleavage/methylation domain-containing protein, with product MLSALRSDKGFTLVELIMVIVIIGILASVAVPKFVNLSDSANKAKCQANQGAVNSAVAMQYAQIVAADPTQAAWLENLAMNGVQAGWFATGAVPACPTGGTYTLTNGNVVCSVVAHRP from the coding sequence ATGCTCTCAGCGCTTCGCAGTGACAAGGGTTTCACCCTCGTCGAACTTATCATGGTGATCGTCATCATCGGCATTCTGGCATCCGTAGCGGTCCCGAAGTTCGTCAACCTCTCCGATTCGGCTAACAAGGCGAAATGCCAGGCCAATCAAGGAGCGGTCAACTCGGCCGTGGCTATGCAGTATGCACAGATCGTCGCCGCCGATCCGACCCAGGCGGCATGGCTCGAGAACCTCGCCATGAACGGCGTCCAGGCCGGCTGGTTTGCCACCGGTGCGGTCCCGGCCTGCCCGACAGGAGGAACCTACACGCTGACCAATGGCAACGTGGTCTGTTCCGTAGTGGCGCATCGTCCGTAA
- a CDS encoding prepilin-type N-terminal cleavage/methylation domain-containing protein, whose amino-acid sequence MTPKNLSDCGYTMIEIILTILILGILMAVAIPRFIRLTEETDRSRCAAERGAINSALMITYNALNVRDPAYVNWLATVSINALSDTMFATRHIPVCPRGGTFMIVNGQTTCSLHGQ is encoded by the coding sequence ATGACTCCCAAAAACTTATCCGATTGTGGCTATACGATGATAGAGATTATATTGACGATCCTTATTCTCGGCATCTTGATGGCCGTGGCGATTCCGCGATTCATTCGCCTGACCGAGGAAACCGACCGTTCCCGATGTGCTGCCGAGCGAGGCGCTATCAACTCAGCCCTGATGATTACATACAACGCTCTTAATGTGCGTGATCCAGCCTATGTTAACTGGCTAGCGACCGTCAGCATCAATGCGCTATCCGATACGATGTTCGCTACCCGCCACATCCCGGTCTGTCCCCGAGGCGGGACGTTCATGATAGTCAATGGTCAGACGACTTGTTCGCTGCACGGCCAGTAG
- a CDS encoding prepilin-type N-terminal cleavage/methylation domain-containing protein: MKRWHLDDGFTIIEIIIVLVITGIFAAMFSETIVSTMTIYSDSNLRKNAHIDLKRTFEQFASDVRSWQSWQSAISNTVADLNRVGTARHQNGTIYYINNLRLAYSLASGALRFQRSDVGNWSNLYMLIPAGITMNSSRFTETVAGGKRRVTIEVVMTTNNKPFRARTTIFPRKG, from the coding sequence ATGAAGCGCTGGCACCTCGACGATGGCTTCACCATCATCGAGATTATCATCGTCCTTGTGATTACCGGCATCTTCGCGGCAATGTTCTCCGAGACGATCGTATCGACGATGACGATCTACTCCGATAGTAACCTTCGCAAGAACGCCCACATCGATTTGAAGCGAACTTTCGAACAGTTCGCCTCCGATGTTCGCTCCTGGCAGTCGTGGCAGTCAGCGATCTCCAACACCGTTGCCGATCTAAATCGCGTTGGAACAGCCCGCCATCAGAACGGGACGATTTATTATATCAACAATCTTCGACTCGCCTACTCCCTTGCCAGTGGGGCTCTTCGCTTTCAACGCAGCGATGTCGGCAACTGGTCGAATCTCTATATGCTCATTCCCGCCGGTATCACTATGAACTCCTCGCGATTCACCGAGACTGTTGCCGGAGGTAAGCGACGGGTTACAATCGAAGTTGTGATGACCACAAATAACAAACCGTTTCGGGCACGGACGACGATCTTCCCCCGGAAAGGTTAG
- a CDS encoding alpha/beta hydrolase has protein sequence MIPEYSVDRLRYHTYGSSDRPPLLLLHGWGGNGQTLRAFGEPLSIHMRVFAPDLPGFGDSPEPAGYSGSEDYLRILLNWLDKLHITRLDIIAHSFGGRIAIRMAAEHPDLVGKLILTASAGVRPHRRMGTSVRILAAKSLRRLGQVVGGSIGSHIENRRQALGSADWRSASPVMRGVLSRVIKEDLSDEMKRITAPTLLLWGKDDRETPLWMGRRMAELIPQSKLTIIERAGHYPFLDRPGEAVAAVWKHLALPDAW, from the coding sequence TTGATTCCCGAATATTCAGTTGATCGTTTAAGGTATCATACCTACGGGAGCAGCGACCGACCTCCACTCCTGTTGCTGCACGGCTGGGGCGGTAACGGACAGACACTAAGAGCATTCGGTGAACCGCTATCCATTCACATGCGGGTATTTGCACCGGACTTGCCTGGTTTCGGCGATTCGCCCGAGCCTGCCGGGTATAGCGGATCCGAAGACTACCTCAGAATCCTGCTGAACTGGCTTGATAAACTTCATATTACCCGGCTCGATATAATCGCTCATAGTTTCGGCGGCAGGATTGCCATTCGGATGGCAGCCGAACATCCGGACCTTGTCGGCAAACTCATATTGACCGCCAGTGCTGGTGTTAGACCTCACCGTAGGATGGGGACCTCGGTCAGAATACTTGCAGCGAAGAGTCTAAGAAGACTTGGGCAGGTCGTTGGGGGCTCGATCGGATCTCACATCGAGAATCGGCGACAGGCTCTTGGATCAGCAGACTGGAGGTCTGCTTCGCCGGTGATGCGTGGAGTATTGAGCCGGGTGATAAAGGAAGATCTTTCTGATGAAATGAAACGAATCACAGCACCGACACTGTTGTTGTGGGGTAAAGACGACCGCGAGACGCCGCTCTGGATGGGGCGGAGAATGGCTGAACTTATACCGCAGTCCAAACTGACTATTATCGAGCGAGCCGGTCATTATCCTTTTCTGGACCGACCCGGCGAAGCCGTTGCCGCAGTTTGGAAACACCTTGCATTGCCCGATGCCTGGTAG
- a CDS encoding dienelactone hydrolase family protein — translation MAYRYIVSPLLTLLGFSTFTIAEVKTRTIEYLVDGVTCEGYFAWDDAVTAPRPGILVLHEWKGLEDYARDRTEALARLGYVAFAADMYGKDIRPKTREEAMTESGRLRNDRALVRRRANASLELLKSKSSVDSSRLAAIGYCFGGMCALELARSGAELKGVVSFHGSLDTPDLVSAGQVKAKLLVLHGAADPAVPPDKVRAFESEMTAAGVDWQLVSYGGAVHAFTNPNAGNNPSTGAAYDPKAAARSWKAMQTFFDELFSGR, via the coding sequence TTGGCCTATAGATACATCGTCTCCCCACTGTTAACCCTGCTGGGATTCTCAACCTTCACTATAGCCGAAGTGAAGACCAGAACCATTGAGTATCTCGTCGATGGCGTCACCTGTGAAGGCTACTTCGCCTGGGATGACGCTGTAACAGCGCCGCGTCCCGGCATACTCGTCTTGCACGAGTGGAAAGGTCTCGAAGACTACGCCCGCGATCGTACCGAAGCCCTGGCGAGGCTTGGATATGTCGCTTTCGCTGCCGACATGTATGGCAAGGATATCCGCCCTAAGACTCGCGAGGAGGCAATGACCGAATCCGGCCGCCTGCGCAATGATCGTGCACTGGTGAGAAGGCGAGCCAACGCCTCACTTGAATTGCTCAAATCAAAGTCGTCTGTGGATTCGTCCCGCCTGGCGGCAATCGGCTATTGCTTCGGTGGTATGTGCGCCCTTGAACTCGCGCGCAGCGGGGCAGAACTGAAGGGTGTAGTATCGTTCCATGGATCGCTCGATACACCCGACTTGGTTTCAGCCGGACAGGTGAAAGCCAAGTTGCTTGTCCTGCACGGCGCCGCCGATCCGGCCGTTCCTCCAGACAAGGTCCGTGCTTTTGAAAGCGAAATGACTGCGGCAGGTGTTGACTGGCAGTTGGTTTCTTATGGAGGTGCGGTCCACGCCTTCACCAACCCTAATGCCGGAAACAACCCTTCTACCGGTGCAGCCTACGACCCCAAAGCCGCGGCTCGTTCCTGGAAAGCAATGCAGACTTTCTTCGACGAACTGTTCTCCGGGCGATAA
- a CDS encoding 3-isopropylmalate dehydratase large subunit, translating into MATIIEKILRAHSVGKSTGAGDYLWIDVDYRSARDFGGPGVVSQLRSRFSGDYVADPKRTFFTFDTNAPANTTGYADNQHLLRKFARSEGVRLFDVDAGIGTHLAIERGLVRPGSTAIGTDSHFNILSAVGAFGQGMGDTDVAFVFRTGKTFFEIPPTLRVELIGHPPSNTSAKDVALFLLGQLGTDLSLGFAVELAGEAIDALDLAGRLTLCSMATEAGAIGFFLPPSEVIEKFYWERFGVAHKQPAADPGTDYVDHLRFDVSRLEPLVSPPPSPNGARPVREFGNVPVDSVFVGSCTNGRWEDFRAVADVLKGRKIAEGVMLKMVPATREVYLKLIEDGTLAELVRAGAIIGPAGCGGCASGQIGMTGRDEVQVSTSNRNFPGKQGLGQTYLASPGTAAWSALRGVICNED; encoded by the coding sequence TTGGCTACCATCATTGAGAAGATTCTGCGGGCGCATTCGGTAGGAAAGTCCACGGGCGCAGGCGATTACCTGTGGATCGATGTCGATTATCGTTCGGCACGGGACTTTGGCGGTCCGGGCGTCGTTTCGCAACTTCGCTCGCGATTCAGCGGAGACTACGTCGCCGATCCGAAGCGGACGTTCTTCACGTTCGATACCAATGCTCCAGCCAACACGACCGGTTATGCCGACAACCAACACTTACTGCGCAAATTCGCGCGCTCCGAGGGGGTGCGGCTTTTCGACGTCGATGCCGGCATCGGCACACATCTGGCTATCGAAAGGGGTTTAGTCCGTCCCGGTTCAACGGCTATCGGCACAGACAGTCACTTCAACATCCTCAGCGCGGTCGGTGCCTTCGGTCAAGGCATGGGCGACACGGATGTGGCATTCGTCTTCCGAACCGGCAAGACCTTTTTTGAGATCCCGCCCACACTCCGGGTTGAACTAATCGGTCATCCTCCCTCCAACACATCGGCCAAAGATGTCGCGCTATTTCTGCTTGGTCAACTTGGCACCGATTTGTCCCTCGGCTTTGCTGTTGAGTTGGCCGGCGAAGCCATCGATGCACTTGACCTTGCAGGTCGGCTAACGCTCTGCTCAATGGCGACCGAGGCAGGTGCTATCGGCTTCTTTCTTCCGCCTTCAGAGGTGATCGAAAAGTTCTATTGGGAACGTTTTGGGGTTGCGCACAAGCAACCGGCGGCAGACCCCGGCACCGACTATGTTGATCATCTTCGGTTCGATGTAAGCCGACTTGAACCACTGGTGTCTCCACCGCCATCTCCAAATGGCGCCAGACCAGTGCGGGAGTTTGGAAATGTGCCTGTCGATTCAGTATTTGTGGGATCTTGCACCAACGGCCGGTGGGAAGACTTTCGGGCGGTAGCCGATGTTCTAAAGGGACGGAAAATCGCCGAGGGGGTAATGTTAAAGATGGTGCCCGCGACGCGGGAGGTCTATCTGAAACTAATAGAGGATGGAACTTTGGCTGAACTTGTCCGGGCGGGTGCAATTATCGGCCCGGCTGGCTGCGGAGGCTGCGCTTCAGGCCAAATCGGAATGACGGGTCGGGATGAAGTTCAGGTCTCGACTTCGAATCGCAACTTCCCGGGCAAGCAGGGGCTCGGGCAAACCTATTTGGCAAGCCCGGGAACAGCGGCTTGGTCGGCGCTCAGAGGCGTCATCTGCAACGAAGACTGA
- a CDS encoding MerR family transcriptional regulator, with product MRMSWKAKIAPPGKRGWPMNYSNADPPGLLTAAQVVSMTGVSKSTLRHWEREFRDFLETAIEEQNGRRLFRADAVSKIERIKALVLEQGLTLQGVRKHLQSLATDKRTLPLTAVEEKARRLADIVTDHIIKRLFTSVKQE from the coding sequence ATGCGGATGTCCTGGAAGGCAAAGATCGCTCCACCTGGGAAACGCGGATGGCCAATGAACTATTCCAATGCCGACCCGCCGGGACTGCTGACCGCCGCGCAGGTCGTTTCGATGACGGGGGTCAGCAAATCGACGCTGCGGCATTGGGAGCGTGAATTCCGCGACTTCCTTGAGACCGCTATCGAAGAACAAAACGGCCGACGCCTCTTTCGAGCCGACGCCGTATCCAAGATAGAGAGAATAAAAGCCCTGGTGCTGGAGCAGGGACTTACCCTTCAGGGAGTTCGCAAGCATCTCCAGTCACTTGCCACAGACAAGCGAACACTTCCCTTGACGGCAGTCGAAGAGAAAGCACGGCGATTGGCTGATATCGTTACCGACCATATCATCAAGCGCCTTTTCACATCGGTGAAGCAGGAGTAA
- a CDS encoding redoxin domain-containing protein, whose amino-acid sequence MVAPEFPAGLDWVNTPGPIRLSDLKGKVVLLDFWTYCCINCMHIIPDLKRLEREFPVELVVIGVHSAKFTQEGRTENIRQAVARYEIEHPVVNDYRFVVWQSYGANAWPTVVLIDPLGRIVMQAAGEGVYARFAEPIRKLVVEYSKQGVLTRDPLKLTAGGPSPAARAFSFPGKVTADETGRRLFISDQNRNRIVIWDAQNERVIDVIGSGETGLKDGQFESATFNHPQGMTLVGDRLYIADTENHAIREADLTSRMVTTLAGNGSQLLWPRGGGKGSETALSSPWDIVHRDGLIYIAMAGTHQIWTLRIADGWVEPFAGSGREGLHDGPRLAAALAQPSGLALLGDRIYFADSEVSAIRFVELGDGGQVGTVVGEDLFEFGDRDGIGDAVRLQHPLGIATDGKVLYIADTYNSKVKIIDPSDRSSRTLYGNGEPGLADGEGKMARLYEPGGIAWAAGRLYIADTNNHLIRSADPSGRELTTLQIEVSARSAVTTLKPDTLDGLSVGEGKGALVLRISLPTGMKLNDGAPVVVTLTDGGGVIDLPTGTSREFRIDELFELPVVWMSGRGVMSLEVSYVYCGEIDPDLCYPGHHRIALPVDVVETGVSRAALTLKPRPKM is encoded by the coding sequence ATGGTCGCTCCTGAATTCCCAGCTGGACTCGATTGGGTCAACACACCCGGTCCGATTCGACTCTCAGACCTCAAAGGCAAGGTCGTCCTGCTCGACTTCTGGACATACTGTTGCATCAACTGCATGCACATCATACCTGACCTGAAGCGACTCGAACGGGAGTTTCCCGTCGAACTCGTCGTGATCGGGGTGCATAGCGCCAAGTTTACACAGGAGGGCCGCACCGAAAACATACGTCAAGCCGTCGCGCGCTACGAAATCGAACACCCCGTGGTGAACGACTACCGCTTCGTAGTATGGCAGTCTTACGGCGCCAATGCCTGGCCTACTGTCGTCCTGATAGATCCCTTGGGCCGGATTGTGATGCAGGCGGCTGGAGAAGGTGTCTATGCTCGCTTTGCCGAACCGATCCGCAAGTTGGTGGTAGAGTATAGCAAGCAAGGTGTTCTGACTCGGGACCCTTTGAAGTTGACAGCCGGTGGACCTTCGCCAGCTGCACGAGCATTCTCCTTCCCGGGCAAGGTGACCGCTGATGAGACCGGCCGTCGCCTCTTCATTTCGGATCAAAACAGGAACCGGATAGTCATCTGGGATGCGCAAAATGAGCGAGTCATCGACGTAATCGGATCCGGTGAGACCGGACTGAAGGATGGTCAATTCGAATCGGCAACCTTCAATCATCCGCAGGGGATGACTTTGGTCGGTGATCGTCTCTACATCGCCGATACCGAGAATCATGCCATCCGGGAAGCGGACTTAACGTCCCGAATGGTAACGACGCTGGCGGGGAATGGATCGCAACTTCTATGGCCTCGGGGCGGTGGGAAGGGGAGCGAGACGGCCCTCAGTTCACCTTGGGATATAGTGCATCGAGACGGCCTTATCTATATTGCGATGGCTGGAACGCATCAGATCTGGACTCTGAGGATCGCCGACGGATGGGTCGAGCCTTTTGCCGGATCTGGCAGGGAAGGGCTGCACGATGGACCCCGACTGGCTGCGGCTTTAGCCCAGCCGAGCGGTTTGGCGCTTCTTGGCGACCGAATCTACTTCGCAGACAGCGAAGTCTCGGCTATTCGATTTGTAGAACTTGGTGATGGAGGACAGGTCGGCACTGTAGTAGGAGAAGACCTCTTTGAGTTCGGTGATCGTGATGGCATCGGTGACGCTGTCCGTCTGCAGCATCCTCTCGGCATCGCCACCGATGGGAAGGTCCTCTATATCGCTGACACCTATAACAGCAAGGTCAAGATCATCGACCCGTCCGACCGATCCAGCCGAACGCTCTATGGCAATGGCGAACCGGGACTTGCCGACGGTGAAGGGAAGATGGCCCGCCTTTACGAACCGGGTGGCATCGCCTGGGCTGCGGGGCGACTCTACATAGCCGACACCAATAACCACCTCATCCGTTCTGCCGACCCATCCGGGCGCGAATTGACAACATTGCAGATCGAGGTGTCTGCACGGTCTGCTGTCACCACACTCAAACCCGACACTTTGGATGGATTGTCAGTCGGCGAAGGTAAGGGGGCGCTTGTTTTGCGAATCTCGCTGCCCACAGGTATGAAACTGAACGATGGTGCGCCAGTAGTAGTTACGCTGACTGATGGTGGAGGAGTCATCGATTTGCCAACCGGCACAAGCCGCGAATTTCGTATCGACGAACTGTTCGAACTGCCGGTAGTTTGGATGTCCGGCAGGGGAGTAATGTCGCTTGAGGTAAGCTATGTTTATTGCGGTGAGATCGATCCGGACCTTTGCTATCCCGGCCATCACCGGATCGCGCTTCCGGTCGATGTCGTCGAAACTGGAGTCAGTCGCGCTGCTTTGACACTTAAGCCCAGACCCAAAATGTGA
- a CDS encoding PAS domain S-box protein: protein MINSPNTYGAEVPDDSDLTSSDTGRIVNREMIVLTGERIAIAGTVWIELLGLRLTTELYAREVTDRLYNWIEPSDRGRYGHFISNGNGSALFQLIKVEGAKDRRELILTVVGTGVERVVIGLVNVVQTQDEPDQDTPSDIVTTLNAVFDGIEDAIFLLDEETMAVHRTNLAAARMFETSAGALIGQSPFDLIAEPERRNEVLGNIRSKLKALGTLHFDMMMRRGSGDLFPALHGVTVIKDKNLRRIGLMWIVSDMSHRVSLNRAVIELETRYRLLFERSGDPTFIIDAGTLKVIDANNAAAGQLGYSRRELIGLPIQQLTPEERWDAMYDDLKRIGDGIGVLDGINLTRDGRKVPVQVTVSSAELNGRNVLLAASRNVSDQRQLEEQRVRAQKLDAVRQITGGLAHELSQPLQALVTIAELITRPELIESELRLLASRINPAVERMVSLIEQMKRIVKLETKPYAGKDDILDIEHSSR from the coding sequence ATGATCAATTCTCCCAATACTTATGGCGCTGAAGTGCCCGATGATAGTGACCTCACCAGTTCGGATACCGGTCGTATAGTAAATCGGGAGATGATCGTCCTGACCGGCGAACGGATTGCCATCGCGGGAACTGTTTGGATTGAGTTGTTAGGCTTGCGGTTGACTACAGAACTGTATGCTCGCGAAGTCACTGATAGGTTATATAACTGGATTGAACCATCAGATCGCGGACGATACGGGCACTTTATCTCCAATGGAAATGGAAGTGCGCTTTTTCAGTTGATTAAGGTTGAGGGTGCCAAGGATCGCCGGGAGTTGATACTTACGGTTGTTGGAACAGGAGTCGAGCGGGTCGTCATCGGTCTCGTCAATGTAGTGCAAACTCAAGACGAACCGGACCAGGACACACCTTCGGACATCGTCACAACACTCAATGCGGTATTCGACGGGATCGAGGATGCGATATTCCTACTCGACGAAGAGACAATGGCAGTCCACCGCACCAATCTGGCTGCAGCCCGGATGTTCGAGACTTCCGCAGGTGCGCTAATCGGGCAGTCGCCATTCGATCTGATTGCGGAGCCGGAGCGACGCAATGAGGTGCTTGGCAACATCAGATCGAAGTTAAAGGCTTTGGGAACACTGCACTTCGATATGATGATGCGACGCGGGTCAGGGGACCTCTTCCCGGCACTCCATGGGGTGACGGTTATCAAAGACAAGAATCTCCGGCGCATCGGTCTGATGTGGATCGTAAGCGATATGTCTCACCGCGTATCCCTTAACCGTGCAGTGATCGAACTGGAGACGCGATACCGGCTACTCTTCGAGCGATCAGGTGATCCAACATTTATCATTGATGCCGGCACACTAAAGGTCATCGACGCGAACAATGCCGCCGCCGGGCAACTCGGCTACAGCCGGAGGGAATTGATCGGTTTGCCAATTCAACAACTGACCCCCGAAGAGCGATGGGATGCGATGTATGACGACCTTAAACGAATAGGCGATGGAATTGGGGTGTTGGATGGCATCAATCTGACTCGCGACGGCCGAAAGGTGCCGGTACAGGTTACGGTTTCGTCAGCAGAACTTAACGGACGAAATGTCCTCCTTGCGGCCTCGCGGAACGTATCCGACCAACGGCAACTCGAGGAGCAACGCGTCCGGGCTCAGAAACTCGACGCTGTCCGTCAAATCACCGGTGGGCTGGCGCATGAATTGTCGCAACCATTGCAAGCATTGGTGACCATTGCAGAGTTGATCACTCGACCAGAACTTATCGAGAGCGAATTGCGGCTTCTCGCTTCCCGCATTAATCCGGCGGTCGAGCGAATGGTCTCGCTAATCGAGCAGATGAAACGCATTGTGAAACTTGAGACCAAGCCCTATGCTGGAAAGGATGACATTCTCGACATAGAGCACTCGAGCCGGTAG